The following are encoded in a window of Salmo trutta chromosome 27, fSalTru1.1, whole genome shotgun sequence genomic DNA:
- the LOC115164383 gene encoding protein unc-45 homolog B, whose product MGEMADPIQLKDEGNERFQAGELDKAIECYTKAIKLCKDKKVLAVIYRNRSACFLKKESYTNAASDASKAIDVDATDVKALFRRSQALEKLGKLDMAFKDVQRCSTIEPKNKTFLETLRRLGAEIQAKLKTTFSTDSRVQNMFDILLDEEMDKDKKEKAANNLVVLAREDAGAERIFQNNGVPLLLDMLETGKVEMVLAAIRTFAGMCTGHKARTMAIIHLVGIDKLCSIMAVDNEDIALATSDLFQCINDSLTGGDRRTYGKEEALVLDASKDLKSILLALLEMVASKKVSGHGRDQALNLLCRNVPRKDKKDHDHSKSLFTIDHGLKKILKVCGQIPDLPDQLPMTENTQLIASVLLDKLWDDLRCDPERDHYREVCDEYIKGKFDPNDMDRNIHAINALSGLLQGPFEVGNQLVGRQGIMEMMVALCGSEREVDQMVAVEALIHSSTKMSRASFIITNGVSLLKDIYKKTKNEKIKIRALVGLCKLGSAGGDDYSMRQFAEGSTEKLAKQCRKWLCNSAMDTKTRKWAIEGLAYLTQDADVKDDFVEDEPAMKAMFELAKSKDKTILYAVACTLVNCTNSYEKKEIMPELIQLAKFSKQHVPEQHPKDKKDFIQKRVKRLLKGGVISALTVMVKADNLLLTDQTKEMLARVFLALADDAKDRGTICAHGGGKALIPLALEGSAIGKIRASHALAKIAAVSNPEIAFPGERIYEVVRPLVSLLHPERDGVQNYEALLSLTNLAGLNDKLRVKILKEKALPEIEQYMFEDHDHIRQAATECMCNLVTCKEVQDRYLEDGNDRLKLLVLMCAEDDEKLQRAAAGALAMLTAAQKKLCTKMTLVTLQWLEILQRLILHDQPQIQHRGLVIVYNILNSDDNELAKKLIESEILEILTVIGKAMDNPKRQLVIDVARTCLVKAMDLGLIKPFTTPS is encoded by the exons ATGGGAGAGATGGCAGATCCAATCCAGTTAAAAGATGAGGGAAACGAGCGTTTCCAAGCCGGTGAGTTGGACAAGGCCATTGAGTGCTACACAAAAGCCATCAAGTTGTGCAAAGATAAGAAGGTGCTCGCTGTCATCTACAGGAACAGATCAGCCTGCTTCCTGAAAAAG GAAAGCTACACCAATGCAGCCTCTGATGCCTCCAAAG CCATTGACGTGGATGCAACAGACGTCAAAGCCCTGTTCCGGCGGTCCCAGGCTCTGGAGAAGCTGGGCAAGCTGGACATGGCCTTCAAAGACGTCCAGAGGTGTTCCACCATCGAGCCCAAAAACAAGACCTTCCTGGAGACCCTCAGGAGGCTGGGGGCTGAAATCCAAGCCAAG ctgAAGACAACCTTCTCCACAGACTCACGTGTTCAGAACATGTTTGACATTCTGCTTGATGAGGAGATGGACAAGGACAAGAAGGAAAAG GCTGCTAACAACCTGGTGGTTCTGGCCAGAGAAGATGCTGGCGCAGAGAGAATATTCCAGAACAACGGAGTGCCTCTGCTGCTGGATATGCTTGAGACTGGAAAAGTAGAGATGGTCCTGGCCGCTATCCGCACCTTCGCGGGAATGTGCACTGGACACAAAGCACGG ACCATGGCCATTATCCACCTGGTGGGCATAGACAAGCTGTGCAGCATCATGGCTGTCGACAATGAGGACATCGCCTTGGCAACTTCCGACCTGTTCCAGTGCATCAACGACTCCCTTACCGGAGGAGACCGGAGGACTTATGGGAAGGAGGAAGCCCTGGTTTTGG ATGCAAGCAAAGACTTGAAGAGCATCCTGTTGGCCCTGCTGGAGATGGTTGCCAGTAAGAAGGTTTCAGGACACGGCAGAGACCAGGCCCTGAACCTACTGTGCAGGAACGTGCCTCGCAAGGACAAGAAAGACCATGACCACTCCAAGAGCCTCTTCACCATCGACCATG GTCTGAAGAAGATCCTGAAGGTGTGTGGCCAGATACCTGACCTCCCAGACCAGCTGCCCATGACGGAGAACACTCAGCTCATCGCCAGCGTGTTGCTTGACAAGCTCTGGGACGACCTGCGCTGCGACCCTGAGAGAGACCACTACAGGGAAGTCTGTGACGAGTACATCAA AGGCAAGTTTGACCCCAACGACATGGACAGGAACATCCACGCCATCAACGCTCTGTCAGGCCTGCTGCAGGGGCCATTTGAGGTGGGCAACCAGCTGGTGGGTCGCCAGGGCATCATGGAGATGATGGTGGCGCTGTGCGGCTCTGAGCGTGAGGTGGACCAGATGGTCGCCGTGGAAGCGCTGATCCACTCCTCGACGAAGATGAGCCGCGCCTCCTTCATTATCACCAACGGCGTGTCTCTGCTCAAAGACATCTACAAGAAGACCAAGAACGAGAAGATCAAGATCCGTGCGCTGGTG GGTCTGTGTAAGCTGGGCTCAGCAGGTGGAGATGACTATAGTATGAGGCAGTTTGCTGAGGGCTCCACTGAGAAACTGGCCAAGCAGTGCAGGAA GTGGTTGTGTAACTCTGCCATGGACACGAAGACCAGGAAGTGGGCTATAGAAGGTCTGGCCTACCTGACCCAAGACGCTGATGTAAAGGATGACTTTGTTGAGGACGAGCCTGCCATGAAAGCCATGTTTGAACTGGCCAAG TCTAAAGATAAGACCATCCTATATGCTGTGGCCTGTACCCTGGTCAACTGCACCAACAGCTATGAGAAGAAAGAGATCATGCCTGAGCTGATTCAGCTGGCCAAGTTCTCCAAGCAGCACGTCCCTGAGCAACACCCCAAG GACAAGAAGGATTTCATCCAGAAGAGAGTGAAGAGGCTGCTAAAGGGAGGGGTCATCTCAGCTCTCACTGTCATGGTGAAAGCTGACAACCTTCTCCTGACTGACCAGACCAAAGAGATGCTGGCAAG GGTGTTCCTTGCCTTGGCAGATGATGCCAAAGACCGTGGCACGATTTGCGCCCATGGAGGGGGCAAG GCTCTGATCCCATTGGCTCTGGAGGGATCAGCTATAGGGAAAATAAGGGCCTCCCACGCCCTGGCCAAGATCGCTGCTGTGTCCAACCCAGAGATTGCCTTCCCAGGAGAGAGG atcTATGAGGTGGTGCGTCCTCTGGTTAGCCTGTTGCACCCTGAGAGAGACGGGGTGCAGAACTACGAGGCACTTCTGAGTCTCACAAACTTGGCTGGTCTCAACGACAAACTGAG AGTGAAGATCCTGAAAGAGAAGGCTCTCCCTGAGATTGAGCAGTACATGTTTGAAGACCATGATCATATCAGACAGGCAGCCACAGAGTGCATGTGCAACCTGGTGACGTGCAAAGAG GTGCAGGATCGGTACCTGGAGGATGGGAATGATAGGCTGAAGCTGCTGGTGCTGATGTGTGCTGAGGACGATGAAAAGCTCCAGAGAGCTGCAGCCGGAGCACTGGCCATGCTCACTGCCGCCCAGAAGAAACTGTGCACCAAGATGACCCTGGTG ACGTTGCAGTGGCTGGAGATCCTTCAGAGGCTGATTCTCCATGACCAGCCCCAGATCCAGCACAGAGGCCTGGTGATTGTGTACAACATACTGAACTCGGACGACAACGAGCTAGCCAAGAAGCTGATCGAGAGCGAGATCCTGGAGATCCTGACAGTGATTGGCAAAGCAATGGACAACCCCAAGAGGCAGCTTGTGATCGATGTGGCACGCACCTGCCTGGTCAAGGCCATGGACCTCGGCCTCATCAAGCCATTCACAACCCCTTCTTAG